One genomic window of Arachis hypogaea cultivar Tifrunner chromosome 8, arahy.Tifrunner.gnm2.J5K5, whole genome shotgun sequence includes the following:
- the LOC112708289 gene encoding uncharacterized protein yields the protein MGAIPEKCGDPGPCLVTCTIDGIQFVDCMYDLGVMHLSVYHIMKLSPLKQSAARFVLADKSIIYVVGITEDVLVEIKGLIFPIDFHILEMPPSESERTSSILLGRPFLRTSRFKLDAFSGTYSFEIDERVVSFSLDEAIRNPPEDHSIFRCDLIDNVVAKVHNANFNEKSMIQDPSVGSPHGCEENTYPPPVLPDDQALNHEQSVELKPLPPHLKYAYLDEDHKLSVIFARELTSQQEKKLLHILRRNKKAIGWSLVDLVGISL from the coding sequence ATGGGTGCAATACCAGAAAAGTGCGGTGATCCGGGTCCTTGCTTAGTCACTTGCACCATAGATGGTATCCAATTCGTAGATTGCATGTATGACCTTGGTGTTATGCATCTATCTGTTTATCATATAATGAAGCTCTCACCGTTGAAACAGTCGGCGGCTCGGTTTGTATTGGCAGACAAGAGCATAATATATGTGGTTGGTATAACGGAGGATGTGTTAGTGGAGATAAAGGGGTTGATCTTTCCAATTGACTTTCATATTCTTGAGATGCCGCCTAGTGAATCCGAAAGAACATCATCTATCTTGCTTGGGAGGCCATTTTTGAGGACCTCtcggttcaaattggatgctttttcggGTACTTATTCTTTTGAGATTGACGAAAGAGTTGTAAGCTTTAGTCTTGATGAAGCCATAAGAAACCCGCCGGAGGATCATTCAATTTTCCGGTGTGACTTGATTGATAATGTTGTGGCCAAAGTACACAATGCTAATTTTAATGAGAAGAGTATGATCCAAGATCCAAGTGTGGGGAGCCCCCACGGATGTGAAGAGAACACCTACCCACCTCCGGTCTTACCGGATGATCAAGCACTGAATCATGAACAAAGTGTAGAGTTGAAACCACTTCCACCCCATCTCAAGTATGCCTATCTTGATGAAGATCACAAGCTTTCGGTAATTTTTGCAAGGGAGCTCACCTCCCAACAAGAGAAGAAGTTGCTTCATATCTTGAGGAGAAACAAAAAGGCTATAGGGTGGAGTTTGGTGGACCTAGTGGGCATAAGCCTTTAA